A segment of the bacterium genome:
AGGTCAAAAAATGCCTTATTCATCAACAACTGATCGAGTCGACAAACCGCACGTCACTTCGTCACGACGAATCAGGCTCCAACAGCCGAGCCACATCCTGCGCGGCCCCGAACACCCGAATCACCTCCGGCCGGCTACCCACCAAGCGGTACACCACCAGGTACGAGTACACGGGAAAAAAACGAACCGGTTGAACGGTCAGATCCGCTCTCCGATGCCCCACGTACGGATTCTCGGCCAAGAGCCGAAAAACCTCCTCGAACTTGCCGAAAACCCGAGCCGCACCCTCCACGCTCTCCGCGCCGATGTAACTGATGATCTCTTGCAGATCACGCTGGGCATCCGGAGAAACGATAGTCCCCGACATTCTAATCCGATTGCGCCTCTCGCATGGCGTCGAGCTTGGCCCGCAGCTCGGCCATGACGATCTCGCTATCGAGACCTTCCCCGCGGTCGAGCTGATCGAGCCCGACCTGGATCTCGTTTCGGAACGCCTCCAACCGCGCCTCGAACAGCTGCTCCTTCTCCCTCAGCAACCGCAACCCGTCCCGCACCACCTCACTCGCGGACGCATAGTTCCCCGACTCGACCTTCTCCCGGACGAACTGCTCGAACTCTTTCCCGACCGACACGTTCACGGCGCGATCCTCCTGGCGGCGACTCCCGTCTTGTCCGGTGCATGACCAATGTCAAATTTTAGCAATTTTTGACATCAACTTCAACCCCAGGCACCCTACCCCGCCTTCTTCTCCAACATCTCCGCGATCCACACCTTGATCACCGACTGGCGCGTCACGCCGAGGCGATTCGCTTCCTCGTCCAGCGCTTCGACCATCCAGGCCGGGAAGTCGACGTTCACGCGGCGCGGCTCGAGGTTCAGGCGGCGGGCCGAAGCGGTGTCCAGGCAATCGGACACGTCCTCGCCGGCGTCGAACTTCTCGTCCAGGTCACGGGCTTTCATAGAGGGCAACCTCCTCGCGTCGGGAGCGGCGCACCGAGATGATCCGGATGCGCTCTCCGCGGTAGGTCACGATGGCCGACCACATCCGGTCCCGGATGCGACCGATTACGACATGGCGGGGCTCGTCTGCGGTGCGTGCAGGGATCTCGACGACGTCCGGATCTCCCCACAGGGCCTGGGCAGCAACGAAGTCGATCCCGTGCTTGGCCTGGTTGGCGTCGCTTTTCTCAGCATCGAACTCGAATTGCACCCAATACTCCGGAAATTAAATAAAAATTATATCATTAATCAACAATAAAAGGTGCTGCATCCAACCCCTCACTCCCGATCCGCCACCCCTCCTGCGGACCTCCCTACCTCGTACCTCAACCGGTCCCCCAGCGCGATCCGGGCCGCTTCCAGGTCATAGTCCGCCTGCAGTCCGATCCAGAACTTGTCCGTCATCCCGAAGTAGCGGCTCAGGCGCAGGGCCGTATCCGCCGAAATCCGCCGCTTGCCCAGGACGATCTCGTTGATGCGCCGCGGGGGCACCCCGATCTCACGGGCCAGGCGGTTCTGACTGAGCTCCATGGGAACGAGGAACTCCTCCAACAGGATCTCACCCGGGTGGACCGGGGCCAACTTCTCGTCAGTCATGATCATCCTCGGTGGTAGTCGACGATTTCGACGTCGAACGCATCTCCGTCGATCCAACGGAAGCAGATCCGCCACTGGTCGTTGATGCGGATCCTGCACTGCCCCAGCCGGTTGCCAGACAGCTTTTCGAGGCGATTCGCGGGCGGGACAGCCAGATCCGAAAGGAGCCCGGCCCGGTGCAGCATCCTCAGCTTGCGCAGGGCCCGCCTCTGGATGTCGGCTGGAAACCGACGCGATAACCGCAACTCGAAGATCCCCTGCGTTTCCCGACAACAAAACGTGCGGATCATGAGGCCATTCTATAACGCCTCGCGTCATAGCGCAACTTCCAGCCCCCCGAATCCACCGTCATCACCGCTCAAACCCCACCAAAACCCGCCACCCCTCACCCTCGCTCCCGTTCGCCACCCCATGCGCCGCATACACCCGCAGGTTGTTGAACTCGCCCAGCCCCGGCAGATCGAACCGCTTGCCGAACCCGAACCCCACGTCCATGCGCCAGTCGCGCGCGCCCTCGTCCGGGCCCATCACGCCGCCGGGCGCGTCCCACGTCTTCCCCCAGTCCACGAACCCCAGCGGTTGCAGCCCCCAGTTCTTCAACACCGGCACCCGCAGGGCCCGCCACACGTCGATCCCCAGGCGCGCGTCCAGCGACGCGTGCGACCCGGCGTCGCCCGTCAGCTCGCCGCCCCCGTAGCCGCGCAGGGTGCCCCAGTCGCCGAGCCAGGTCTTCCACTGGACGGGCGCCGGGCCGTCGAACTCCCGGTGCGCCCCGCGCAGCACCCAGCGGTTGCCCCAGCGGTCGAGCAGGTCCAGGGTGCCGCCGACGCGCCACTCGCGCAGGTCGGTCGCGCCGCCGCCGCTGCCGGCCGCGCCGGGCCGATGCCAGGTCACGTCGCCCTCGAGCGCCAGGGGCCCCGCGGCCCAGTTCGCCCCCGCGGTCCAGGCCACGTCGTCCAGCGCCGCGGCGCTGCGGTTGCCGTCCGGCCGCAGCCGGCGGCCCAGCACGTTCCACGACGTCTCCTGGTCCCACGCGCGGTGTTCGGCGTACCCGCCGCCCGCGTGCACGGCCAGCCCCCGCGCCAACCGCCAGGTCACGGCGCCCGCGAACGCACGCTCCTCGAAGTAGTGGTTCGGATCGCTGCCGTAGGCGAAGGCCGTGAACGAGCGCGTGTGCCGGCGGCCGTCGCCGGCGAAGAGGGCCGCATCCTGGCCGGCCGCGAGATGCAGGCCCAGGCGCGTGAAGCGCGCGCCGGCGGCCCGGTGGCCGGAGCGGGTCGGGTCGTCCACCGACCAGCGGGCCACCCACAGGGGCAGGTCGAGGCGGACGCCGTACACCGCCCGCTTCTTGGCGAACGCGTAGCCGCCCTCGAGGTCGAGGCGCGGCTTGTGGGGCCCGAGGGCGCTCACGGCGAACCCGGCCCGCGGCACGAACCCCTGCACGCGGTTGTAGCCGGGCCGCCGCAGCGGATCGAGGTCTCCCCGCCAATGCGTCCCTTCCCGCAGGTCGTCCAGGGCGGTCGCCCCGGCCGCGCTCAGCGAGTCGATGCGCGCGGGCGCGAGCGTGATCTCGCCGAGTTCGGCCGGCACCTCGGCCTCCCACGTCGCGTCGAGCCCCGACCAGAAGGCCGCCAGCGAGTCGGCGTTGGCCGCAGGCGTGAGCCAGAAGCCGCCGGCCAGGTCCTCCTCGGTCAGGTCGGCGATCGCGGCGCCCGGCACCGTCTCCGTGGGCGTCACCGGCATGCCGTTGATCACCACGTCCTGCATGCGCACGCGCACCTCGACGCTGTGGGGGATCGGCAGCAACGGCAGCCGGCGCAGCTCGACCCGCATGAACACGTGCGAGGTGAACCAGTAGTCGCCGTACTGCTCGCGGCTGAGCCGGATCACCGGCACGCCCTTCAGGAACATGGGGTAGGGCACGGTGTCGACCAGCCGCGCCTCGAGCTTGCGGATCACCCAGTTGGTGTAGTCGACCCACACCGTGCCCGACGGCAGGGCCTCGAAGCGGCTCCGGGGCCGGAAGGCGATCCGGTAGATGAGGTTGTTGCCCACCAGGAGGCGGTCCTCGATCTCGTAGTGGTAGCGGTGGGCCCCGCCGGGGCTGAAGGGCATGTCGCCGATGACCCGCTCCTGCACGTCGAGGATCTCGACCTGCATCTCGTCGTCGGTCTCGTCCTCGACCAGTTCGCCCTTCTCGTAGCGCCGCTTGCGCTCCCACAGGGTCGCCACCTGGTCGCCCCGTTCGCCGTCCTCGCGGTAGCGCAGGGCATACTCCTCCACGCCGAAGTCGCTGTCCGGACCGGGGTCGTCGCGCAGCACCTGGGTCACCAGCGAGGTGTACTCGACGTCGCGCTTGCGGGCCGCGTCGTACTCCATGCGCCGGCCGATGGCGGCGATGACCTCTTCCACCGTCACCCGCGGCGCCGAGACCAGCACCGTGTCGGCCGAGTCCGGGTCGAAGGCGAAGGTGTCCTCGAAGGCGAGCACGAGGCCCGCGCCGGCCAGCAGCAGGCTGTCCAGCTCGGCCTCGGCGCCCGAGACGCCGCGCCAGCCGAGGCTGTCGGCTTCGGCCGCCGCCGCGGCCTCCGGTGTGCCGGCAGATGCCGCCGTCCCCGCCGCCGCGGCCGTCAGGCCCAGCAGCACGCCCAGCGCCGCGCCGGCGGCGCGCTTCCTCGTCGTGGTGATCATGAGTTCGTCCCCTCGTCGTGAGCGGGGCAGGGGCCGGCGCGCACGCGACGCGCCGGCCCTTGGCCCTCCGCGAAACCCCTGGCCCCGACCCGGTCGTCCGGACGCGGACCCCCAGGTCCATCCCGATGCTGGTGTTCGGGTCCCGTCCGGTCCGGGCGCGGGCCCGTGTCTGGCGACGGGCTCGCGCCGGCGGGGCAAGAACCTGGCCCCACGCAGACGGTTCCGGGCGGCACCGGGTTACGCCACGTCCGGCCCGGCTTTCCGGCCGCCGGGGCGATCGGCTCTCCCCACTTGTCCCCCGGCCACGGGTCAAACCGCGTCGACACGGGTCGCCGTTCCCGTCAACCCCGGAAGCGGGATTCCCCGTTCAAGTTAGCCCGACCGCAGCCGATCTGTTGAACAACGTTTTGCAGCCCGTCCGGCGCGCCCCAGGGGAACGCGTCCGGCTCCGCCATGCGGAACAGCGGATCAGACCGGAAGACCCGATCGGAAGAATCGTGCAGAAGAACCGCGCCGCTCAATCCTTCTTCCTCCTCTTCCTCGGCCTGATCGTCGTGGTCACGGCAATCCCGCCCGCCCTGGCGGCCCTCGGCGTCGACTTCAACTCGCCCATCCAGGGCGGTGCCGGCGGCCACGTCGCCGGCTGGACCCTCGGCCAGATCCAGCTCCGCGCCGACCTGACCGTGCTCGGCTTCGCCGCGCTCATCGCCGTGCTCGGCTTCCTCTACGACAAGGCCATCGCCACCCGCTTCGCGCGCCTACTCGCCCTGACGGTCGTGCTCTGCGGCGTGATCGACGGCCTGCAGTTCGTGTGCGGCGTCGTGCTGCCCGAGGGCAGCGTGACTTTCTTCGACGGCACCCTGACCGCCGTGGTGCTCGGCCGGCTCGGCGGCGCGCTCGTGCTCGCGGTGGGCTGCGCCGTGCTCCGCTGGGGCCACCGGACGAGCCCCCGCGCGGGTGTGATCCAGGTCGCGCTGCCGAGCGCCGCGGTCATGGGCGCCGCGTGGTGGGCCATGGGCGCCTACACCAGTCCCGCCCGCCTGCCCCTGCTCGACCTCAACCTCGCCACCCTGCTGGCCTACGGCCTGGCCGCCGGCTTCCTGCGCGCCGAACTGCGCCACCACCGGCTGCGCTTCTTCGGGCGCGGCGTCCTGGCCATGTTCATCCCCCTGGCCGCGAGCCAGCTGCTGCTCGCCTTCGCCACCCACACCGTCGTCGACGACGCCTACCAGGTGGCCAACCTGCTGCACTGGTTCGCCTGGCTGATCCCCGCCGCCGGCCTGGGCATCGACTACGTGAACTCGTTCTACGCCCGCGACGTGAGCCTGGAGATGCGCTTCCTGCGCGCGGTCATCGACACCGTGCCCCATTTCATCTACGCCCGCGACAGCCGCGGCCGCTACACCATCGTCAACCGGGCCACTGCCGAGTTCCACAACCTGAAGGTGCACGAGATCGAGGGGCGGCACGTCATGGACATCCATCCCGACGTGCAGCAGGCCCGCGAGTGGCTCGCCGAGGAC
Coding sequences within it:
- a CDS encoding CopG family transcriptional regulator — protein: MKARDLDEKFDAGEDVSDCLDTASARRLNLEPRRVNVDFPAWMVEALDEEANRLGVTRQSVIKVWIAEMLEKKAG
- a CDS encoding type II toxin-antitoxin system RelE/ParE family toxin, encoding MIRTFCCRETQGIFELRLSRRFPADIQRRALRKLRMLHRAGLLSDLAVPPANRLEKLSGNRLGQCRIRINDQWRICFRWIDGDAFDVEIVDYHRG
- a CDS encoding type II toxin-antitoxin system ParD family antitoxin — its product is MNVSVGKEFEQFVREKVESGNYASASEVVRDGLRLLREKEQLFEARLEAFRNEIQVGLDQLDRGEGLDSEIVMAELRAKLDAMREAQSD
- a CDS encoding HigA family addiction module antidote protein; translated protein: MTDEKLAPVHPGEILLEEFLVPMELSQNRLAREIGVPPRRINEIVLGKRRISADTALRLSRYFGMTDKFWIGLQADYDLEAARIALGDRLRYEVGRSAGGVADRE
- a CDS encoding type II toxin-antitoxin system RelE/ParE family toxin; its protein translation is MSGTIVSPDAQRDLQEIISYIGAESVEGAARVFGKFEEVFRLLAENPYVGHRRADLTVQPVRFFPVYSYLVVYRLVGSRPEVIRVFGAAQDVARLLEPDSS
- a CDS encoding BrnT family toxin, translated to MQFEFDAEKSDANQAKHGIDFVAAQALWGDPDVVEIPARTADEPRHVVIGRIRDRMWSAIVTYRGERIRIISVRRSRREEVALYESP